One segment of Pseudophryne corroboree isolate aPseCor3 chromosome 10, aPseCor3.hap2, whole genome shotgun sequence DNA contains the following:
- the LOC134965196 gene encoding uncharacterized protein LOC134965196, with amino-acid sequence MRSHFSWTPRVLAPFHGEYCADRKFNFMLKMTDTPSNDEEISNESTEYDPSTQEDEESELDKKKATPKRAPRFTYIENEALIDGVLTNYKTLFGKLGGQQYCFERKEKIWKKIAQLVSSVGKVPRSAYVCKKRYSDCKIAVKKKMSMMHLHAKKTGGGSCLKIDMCPWEQRLSEKLSLNAVRGIEESIDTEAPVSPPKAFGKKKTQKQSKKFVKTTESMKSYSAKSLLKAKKIVHKNQNMDVSHSSKVKTSSTNIRYDLDKSENASNLLTETLEIRDSSACDSENSQEGKPECSTSINKGRRYEGLKNMTSKSQIKATGVFPINDNINNLIESALNVNKNVVNQEFEILHKDSTEIIRVISELGKEICKNQETMIYYLETISEKLKATKNPDVEHVPSYQEQMENEDENDQFPTGQDEDSNYLNSEIPESGHLKQQEIGDMAQIVRPKRLFKRPRKFFDNED; translated from the exons ATGCGCAGTCATTTTTCCTGGACGCCGAGGGTCTTGGCGCCATTCCATGGAGAGTACTGCGCGGACAG AAAATTTAACTTTATGTTAAAAATGACAGATACTCCGAGTAATGATGAGGAAATTTCCAATGAATCCACTGAATATGACCCATCTACACAGGAGGATGAGGAGTCTGAATTGGATAAAAAGAAAGCAACTCCAAAAAGGGCTCCACGTTTCACATATATCGAAAACGAGGCACTTATTGATGGCGTTCTGACAAATTATAAAACTCTTTTTGGGAAACTCGGTGGCCAGCAATATTGTTTTGAAAGGAAAGAAAAAATTTGGAAAAAAATTGCCCAATTAGTTTCCTCTGTTGGAAAGGTTCCTCGTTCTGCATATGTTTGCAAGAAACGTTATTCTGATTGCAAAATTGCggtgaaaaaaaaaatgtcaatgaTGCATCTTCATGCCAAGAAAACTGGAGGAGGTTCGTGCTTAAAAATCGACATGTGCCCATGGGAGCAAAGGTTATCTGAAAAGTTGTCTTTAAACGCTGTAAGGGGGATTGAAGAATCTATTGATACGGAAGCGCCAGTATCTCCACCAAAAGCATTCG gtaaaaaaaaaacacagaaacaaaGCAAGAAATTTGTTAAAACTACCGAATCTATGAAATCTTATTCTGCAAAATCTCTGTTAAAAGCCAAGAAAATTGTCCACAAGAATCAAAATATGGATGTCAGCCACTCCTCCAAAG tgaAGACCTCCTCCACAAATATTAGGTATGATTTGGATAAATCAGAAAATGCAAGTAATCTACTAACGGAGACTTTGGAGATTCGAGACTCTTCGGCATGTGATTCTGAAAACAGTCAAGAAGGCAAACCTGAGTGTTCAACTTCAATAAATAAAGGAAGAAGATACGAAGGTTTGAAAAACATGACGAGTAAATCTCAGATAAAGGCAACAGGAGTATTTCCCATCAATGATAATATTAATAATCTAATAGAGTCTGCCCTTAACGTAAATAAGAATGTGGTCAATCAAGAATTTGAAATTTTACACAAAGATTCAACTGAAATAATAAGAGTGATATCTGAGCTTGGCAAAGAAATCTGCAAAAATCAAGAAACCATGATATATTATCTTGAAACGATTTCAGAAAAATTAAAGGCAACAAAAAATCCTGATGTAGAACACGTCCCATCCTATCAAGAACAAATGGAGAATGAAGATGAGAATGATCAATTTCCGACAGGACAGGATGAGGACTCCAATTATCTGAATTCAGAGATTCCAGAGTCTGGTCATTTGAAACAGCAGGAGATTGGGGATATGGCACAAATAGTTCGTCCAAAACGCTTGTTCAAAAGACCAAGAAAATTTTTTGATAACGAGGATTAA